A region of Anaerolineales bacterium DNA encodes the following proteins:
- the purQ gene encoding phosphoribosylformylglycinamidine synthase I: MSQVKVLILHAPGTNRDGDLAEAVARAGGEVVIMPLSALRSSNGDWREFGMLALPGGFSYGDALGAGRLFALDLETWFADFMRAFIDDGRPVIGICNGFQALVKAGFLPQGGVHATLTFNASGRFECRWVHLQGNRTNPSLWLQDLDAVLCPVAHGEGRFIVDQGDVLPERQIAFRYVHPSGKAANGDYPANPNGSVGDIAGITNPEGNVIGLMPHPEDHIHPYQHPHWLRAGNGSMGLKLFENGLKIA; the protein is encoded by the coding sequence ATGTCGCAAGTTAAAGTATTGATATTACACGCGCCGGGCACCAATCGCGACGGCGATCTTGCGGAAGCGGTCGCCAGAGCGGGCGGAGAGGTCGTCATCATGCCCCTCTCTGCGCTGCGCAGCAGCAATGGCGATTGGCGAGAATTCGGGATGCTTGCGCTTCCCGGAGGCTTCTCTTACGGCGATGCACTGGGTGCCGGCCGTCTCTTTGCCCTCGACCTCGAAACCTGGTTTGCGGATTTCATGCGCGCCTTCATCGACGACGGCAGACCCGTGATCGGCATTTGCAACGGATTTCAGGCCCTGGTCAAGGCGGGTTTCCTGCCGCAAGGCGGTGTGCACGCGACCCTTACGTTCAACGCCAGCGGCCGCTTCGAATGCCGTTGGGTACATCTGCAAGGGAATCGGACCAATCCATCTCTCTGGCTGCAGGACCTGGATGCGGTTCTCTGTCCCGTAGCGCACGGCGAAGGTCGCTTCATCGTGGATCAGGGCGACGTGCTGCCGGAGCGCCAGATTGCATTTCGCTACGTTCACCCTTCGGGAAAGGCGGCAAACGGTGATTATCCGGCCAATCCCAATGGTTCGGTAGGCGACATTGCCGGCATCACGAACCCGGAAGGCAACGTGATTGGACTTATGCCTCATCCCGAGGATCACATCCATCCCTATCAGCACCCTCACTGGCTCCGAGCGGGAAATGGTTCTATGGGGTTAAAGCTATTTGAGAACGGTCTTAAAATAGCTTAA
- a CDS encoding phosphoribosylaminoimidazolesuccinocarboxamide synthase, whose translation MNQDDFIQAVEHPFRETQLPLPDRHTGKVRDLYALENGELLLVTTDRLSAFDRVLGLVPYKGQVLNQLSVFWFDKTEEIVPNHKLRVPDPNAMLARTAKTLPVEVVVRGYITGVTKTALWYRYDLGERTIYGHTFPDGMRKNQALPEPIITPTTKGGPGTHDERLTCAEVVEGGHLDAALWDQVQHAALEVFRLGQKIAREAGLILVDTKYEFGLDANGEVILIDEVHTADSSRFWLADSYQARFEAGEEPVNYDKEFLRLDYAAKGYRGDGEPPEMGEAFWLRVAERYVSLYEKLTGETFRPGDYPVGPRLEANLRAGGILH comes from the coding sequence ATGAATCAAGACGATTTCATCCAGGCTGTCGAACATCCATTCCGGGAAACGCAGCTGCCGCTGCCCGACCGGCATACGGGCAAGGTGCGGGATTTGTATGCGCTCGAAAACGGCGAACTGCTGCTGGTGACGACGGACCGTCTCTCCGCTTTCGATCGTGTTCTTGGCTTGGTGCCTTATAAAGGGCAAGTACTCAACCAGCTTTCCGTTTTCTGGTTCGACAAGACGGAAGAGATCGTTCCCAATCACAAGCTCCGCGTTCCCGATCCCAATGCGATGCTGGCGCGTACGGCCAAAACGCTGCCGGTGGAGGTCGTCGTCCGCGGCTACATCACAGGCGTGACCAAAACCGCACTCTGGTACCGCTACGATCTGGGCGAGCGGACGATCTACGGGCATACGTTTCCGGACGGTATGCGCAAGAACCAGGCGCTTCCAGAACCGATCATCACCCCCACGACCAAAGGCGGACCGGGAACCCACGACGAGCGTCTGACCTGCGCCGAGGTCGTCGAGGGCGGCCATCTGGATGCCGCGCTCTGGGATCAAGTGCAGCACGCCGCCCTGGAAGTCTTTCGCCTGGGGCAGAAAATCGCCCGGGAGGCCGGCTTGATTCTGGTGGATACGAAGTACGAGTTCGGCCTGGACGCGAACGGCGAAGTGATCCTCATCGACGAAGTACACACGGCCGACTCCTCCCGCTTCTGGCTGGCGGACAGCTACCAGGCGCGGTTTGAGGCGGGTGAAGAACCGGTGAACTACGACAAGGAATTTTTACGTCTGGATTACGCCGCCAAGGGTTACCGCGGCGACGGCGAGCCGCCGGAAATGGGCGAAGCGTTCTGGCTGCGGGTCGCCGAGCGTTACGTGTCGCTTTACGAAAAGCTGACCGGCGAGACTTTCCGCCCGGGGGATTACCCGGTTGGGCCGCGCCTGGAGGCGAATTTACGTGCGGGTGGAATCCTGCATTAA
- a CDS encoding 5-(carboxyamino)imidazole ribonucleotide mutase, translated as MASEPLVVILMGSPSDREHVGQIVAVLESMKIECVQRIASAHKTPQRLLDLLAEYESDPRQKVYLTVAGRSNALSGMVDANVSAPVIACPPVGSSFAGADLYSSLRMPGGVAPMVVLEPENAGLAAAKILGLSSAEIAAAVRRRQEEQRKRLAAADTEFGG; from the coding sequence ATGGCATCAGAACCGCTCGTTGTGATCTTGATGGGTTCTCCCTCGGATCGAGAGCACGTGGGCCAGATCGTGGCTGTGCTGGAATCGATGAAAATCGAGTGCGTGCAGCGAATCGCATCGGCCCACAAAACGCCGCAGCGCTTGCTCGATCTGCTGGCCGAGTACGAGAGTGATCCGCGCCAAAAGGTCTACCTCACCGTAGCAGGACGCAGCAACGCCTTGAGCGGCATGGTGGACGCCAATGTCAGCGCGCCGGTCATCGCCTGCCCGCCGGTTGGCAGCAGCTTCGCCGGTGCGGATTTGTATTCATCGCTGCGCATGCCCGGCGGCGTTGCGCCTATGGTCGTTCTCGAGCCGGAGAACGCGGGGTTGGCCGCAGCAAAAATCTTGGGATTGTCCTCTGCGGAGATCGCCGCAGCGGTTCGCCGCCGTCAGGAAGAACAACGCAAGCGGTTGGCGGCGGCCGATACCGAATTCGGAGGTTGA
- a CDS encoding HAD family hydrolase: MHTFPQVMLLDLDDTIIVHSATSDPCWRRVCGLYAPGIDGLSADRLFAAIQASSEEYWSDSARHQRGRLDLPKARREVVAGAFSALGRNDDKLAYELADAYTEERKSSFYPVPGAIETLDGFHRLGVRLGLVTNGNASEQRPKIERFHLAPFFEHIFIEGEMGMGKPDPRVFKHVLDTFQIDAHDAWMVGDNLVWDVEAPQKLGIFSVWIDLAGNGTPPSRAVKPDLIISSLADLAAD; the protein is encoded by the coding sequence ATGCATACGTTTCCACAGGTAATGCTGTTGGACCTGGACGACACGATCATCGTGCATTCGGCAACATCCGATCCCTGCTGGCGGCGGGTGTGTGGACTCTACGCTCCTGGGATCGATGGTCTCTCGGCGGATCGGCTTTTCGCTGCGATCCAGGCCAGCAGCGAAGAATACTGGAGCGACTCGGCGCGTCATCAGCGCGGCAGACTGGATTTGCCCAAAGCCCGGCGGGAAGTCGTGGCGGGTGCATTTTCGGCACTCGGACGAAATGACGACAAACTGGCATACGAACTCGCTGACGCCTACACCGAGGAACGAAAATCGTCCTTCTATCCAGTTCCGGGTGCGATCGAAACGCTGGATGGCTTTCACCGGCTGGGGGTTCGCCTGGGCTTGGTCACAAATGGCAACGCTTCTGAGCAGCGTCCCAAGATCGAGCGTTTCCATCTCGCGCCGTTCTTCGAACATATCTTTATCGAAGGTGAAATGGGCATGGGTAAGCCGGATCCACGCGTTTTCAAACATGTATTGGATACGTTCCAAATCGATGCGCACGACGCCTGGATGGTGGGAGACAATCTGGTCTGGGACGTCGAGGCGCCGCAGAAGTTGGGAATCTTCTCGGTGTGGATCGATCTTGCGGGTAATGGGACGCCGCCCTCGCGTGCAGTCAAGCCCGATCTGATCATTTCGTCGTTGGCCGATCTCGCCGCGGATTAA
- a CDS encoding phosphoribosylformylglycinamidine synthase subunit PurS, whose protein sequence is MSIRVRDLYFLKGRFTDEAPREIAERLICDPVTEQYDFTLSDSDTIGSARSVEGNVRVIEVGFLPGVTDNVANELLRAIHRLENGGVEAVATGERYELEGKLTHAEMEQIAEAFLFNDVIQRYAIGEMQPEFVVQEGEIVPPTYIDLVGMNEDQLQAVNLERRLALDMEELKAIQAYFAAENRPATDGELETLAQTWSEHCVHKTFRAQIDCEYEAGFDRQTRPEHFPDMIFSILRTYLMAATEKIDAPWVRSAFVDNAGVIEFDDEYDLSFKVETHNHPSAIEPFGGANTGIGGVVRDVLGVSHRPIASTDVLCFGPANMNREDLQAGVLHPERIREGVVHGIEDYGNKLGLPTVNGAVLYHPGYTANPLVYCGSIGIGPRDAHPKNPQPGDRVIVIGGRTGRDGLRGATFSSQPMDAQTGKVAGSAVQIGDPITEKGVIEVVTCARDAGLYNAVTDCGAGGLSSAIGEMSSELGARVDLTNVRLKYAGLEPWEIWLSEAQERMVLAIPPACVPALVEFCDRYWVEWEDVGEFVASGRLQVSCGETSIIDLSNEFLHNGRPQRSLKAYFRANGSSTVEEEARSAVAVSNAEELLLGLLGHADIASNEDIIRRYDHLVRGATVVGPWVGELGDGPSDAAVLKPLETEGWKGFVLANGVKPSLSRYDAYAMAVSSIDEAVRNAVAVGADPQRIALLDNFCWGNPRDPEQLAGLIRASQGCHDAAIHYDTPFISGKDSLNNEYVGKDGEHHAIPGTLLISSIAILPDVRKAVSMDLKAAGNQMFLVGQWQPALLGGYALKLADAEYFGNVDACQQVPGLAENAPRVYAAFHRAVQEGLLRAAHDLSEGGMAVAAAEMALAGRSGLNLDLTDLHADANLALFAETNSCLLVEVAEKDAAAFENHFEGLPLLHIGSVRDDSRLVIEHGGNTIVNLPVENLVQAYTKKSSDVAS, encoded by the coding sequence GTGTCCATCAGAGTTCGTGATCTTTATTTCCTGAAAGGTCGTTTCACGGATGAAGCTCCCAGGGAAATCGCCGAACGGTTGATTTGCGACCCGGTCACAGAGCAGTACGACTTCACCTTGTCCGATTCGGACACGATCGGGTCCGCTCGGTCCGTAGAAGGTAACGTACGCGTGATCGAGGTCGGTTTCCTGCCCGGTGTGACGGACAACGTGGCCAACGAGCTCCTGCGCGCCATCCATCGTCTCGAGAATGGGGGCGTGGAAGCGGTCGCCACAGGAGAGCGCTACGAACTCGAAGGAAAATTGACCCACGCTGAAATGGAGCAAATCGCCGAGGCCTTTCTCTTCAACGACGTTATCCAGCGCTACGCCATCGGCGAGATGCAGCCTGAGTTCGTCGTTCAGGAGGGCGAAATCGTCCCCCCGACGTACATCGATCTGGTTGGGATGAATGAAGACCAACTGCAGGCGGTGAACCTCGAACGGCGTTTGGCACTGGACATGGAAGAATTGAAAGCGATTCAAGCCTATTTCGCCGCCGAGAATCGACCGGCGACGGACGGCGAACTCGAGACCCTGGCGCAGACCTGGTCGGAACACTGTGTGCATAAGACGTTTCGAGCGCAGATCGACTGCGAGTACGAGGCGGGCTTCGATCGTCAGACCCGTCCCGAGCATTTCCCGGACATGATCTTTTCGATCCTGCGGACGTACCTGATGGCTGCGACGGAGAAAATCGACGCGCCCTGGGTGCGATCCGCGTTCGTGGACAACGCCGGTGTGATCGAATTCGACGACGAATATGACCTTTCCTTCAAGGTCGAGACGCACAATCATCCCTCGGCGATCGAGCCCTTCGGCGGCGCCAACACCGGCATCGGCGGGGTCGTACGCGACGTGCTGGGCGTGTCGCATCGTCCGATTGCCAGCACGGACGTGCTGTGTTTTGGTCCCGCCAACATGAATCGGGAAGATTTGCAGGCAGGTGTACTTCACCCGGAACGCATTCGCGAGGGGGTTGTGCACGGCATAGAGGATTACGGCAACAAATTGGGTTTGCCGACTGTGAACGGCGCAGTGCTCTACCATCCGGGCTACACGGCCAATCCACTGGTTTACTGCGGATCGATTGGTATTGGTCCGCGTGATGCGCATCCCAAAAATCCCCAACCGGGCGATCGCGTCATCGTCATCGGGGGACGCACGGGACGGGACGGCTTGCGCGGGGCGACCTTCAGCAGCCAGCCAATGGACGCGCAGACCGGCAAGGTCGCCGGATCGGCGGTTCAGATCGGCGACCCGATCACCGAGAAAGGTGTGATCGAAGTCGTGACTTGCGCCCGGGACGCCGGGTTGTACAACGCTGTTACGGACTGCGGCGCCGGCGGCCTCTCCAGCGCGATTGGCGAGATGAGTTCAGAATTGGGCGCTCGCGTCGATCTGACCAACGTGCGTCTGAAATACGCCGGCCTCGAGCCGTGGGAAATTTGGCTCAGTGAAGCCCAGGAACGAATGGTTCTCGCCATCCCACCGGCCTGTGTCCCCGCATTGGTCGAATTTTGTGATCGATACTGGGTCGAGTGGGAAGACGTCGGTGAATTCGTCGCCAGCGGACGACTGCAGGTCAGTTGCGGTGAGACATCGATCATCGATCTGAGTAACGAATTCCTGCACAACGGCCGGCCGCAACGAAGCCTGAAAGCGTATTTCCGGGCAAACGGCAGCAGCACCGTCGAAGAGGAGGCGCGAAGCGCAGTCGCCGTTTCGAATGCAGAGGAATTGCTCCTGGGGCTGCTCGGGCACGCGGACATCGCATCCAATGAGGACATCATCCGGCGCTACGACCACCTGGTGCGCGGCGCCACTGTCGTCGGCCCGTGGGTGGGCGAATTAGGAGACGGCCCTTCCGATGCGGCCGTGTTGAAACCCCTGGAGACCGAAGGTTGGAAGGGATTCGTACTGGCAAACGGGGTGAAGCCGTCGCTAAGTCGTTACGATGCTTATGCCATGGCCGTGAGTTCGATCGATGAGGCCGTCCGCAACGCTGTTGCCGTAGGCGCCGATCCGCAGCGCATCGCCCTGCTGGACAATTTCTGCTGGGGGAATCCCCGCGATCCGGAACAATTGGCGGGGTTGATCCGCGCCTCGCAGGGCTGTCACGATGCGGCGATTCACTATGACACACCGTTCATCTCGGGAAAAGACTCCCTGAACAACGAGTACGTCGGCAAGGATGGCGAGCATCATGCCATTCCGGGGACGCTGTTGATCTCGAGCATCGCCATTCTTCCGGACGTGCGCAAAGCCGTGAGTATGGATCTGAAAGCTGCAGGAAATCAGATGTTCCTCGTTGGCCAATGGCAGCCGGCTTTGCTCGGCGGGTACGCTTTGAAACTGGCCGATGCCGAATATTTCGGAAACGTCGATGCGTGCCAGCAGGTGCCCGGATTGGCAGAAAACGCACCCCGGGTATATGCAGCCTTCCATCGGGCCGTGCAGGAGGGCCTCCTGCGCGCTGCGCACGATCTCAGCGAAGGCGGCATGGCAGTCGCTGCCGCGGAAATGGCGCTGGCCGGGAGATCGGGTCTAAACCTGGATCTCACGGATCTGCACGCCGATGCCAACCTGGCGCTGTTTGCAGAAACCAACAGCTGTCTGCTCGTCGAAGTCGCCGAGAAAGACGCCGCGGCGTTCGAAAACCATTTCGAGGGGCTGCCGCTGTTACACATTGGGAGCGTTCGAGACGATTCCAGGCTCGTGATCGAGCACGGCGGAAACACGATCGTCAATCTCCCGGTCGAGAATCTCGTGCAAGCTTACACGAAAAAGAGCAGCGATGTCGCAAGTTAA
- a CDS encoding ACT domain-containing protein: MATDLTIMLEDRPGELAKAGKALGDAGVNIEGLSGVTVAGEGEVHVLVEDAAAARKALGGAGIRVKAENDVLILDVEDKPGTLGEVAGKLGDAGVNLNLAYLATNTRLVLGADDLAAARSVLDE; encoded by the coding sequence ATGGCAACCGATTTGACCATCATGCTCGAAGATCGTCCTGGGGAATTGGCGAAAGCAGGAAAGGCCCTCGGAGACGCCGGAGTCAACATCGAAGGCTTGAGCGGCGTGACCGTCGCAGGCGAGGGCGAGGTCCACGTCCTGGTCGAAGACGCGGCTGCGGCGCGGAAAGCGCTCGGAGGCGCGGGAATCCGGGTTAAAGCAGAAAACGATGTGCTGATCCTGGATGTGGAAGACAAGCCGGGAACGTTGGGTGAGGTCGCGGGGAAACTCGGCGATGCGGGCGTGAACCTAAACCTGGCCTATCTGGCCACGAACACGCGTCTGGTTCTCGGGGCAGACGATCTCGCTGCCGCCCGCAGCGTGCTCGACGAATAA
- a CDS encoding aminotransferase class I/II-fold pyridoxal phosphate-dependent enzyme, with product MKQHHSTRAVHAGEQRPKPFGAVTTPIVQTSTYSFTDTDEILDFMHAKSNGSANVRNEYGRYSNPTQTVAERKLADLDGGEKALLFASGMCAITTTMAALLSAGDHLLMAFDCYHRTRDFATGFLAHWGVTSTMVPAADPQALEKAISPETRLIFVETPTNPYLRIQDIEHVAALGKRSGITTMVDCTFATPMNLRPLEFGIDLVAHSATKYLGGHNDLLAGVVIGGRKLLQPVLDARGVMGGISNPLDAYLLVRGLKTLALRVQRQNENGIKVAQYLEAHPAVKRVYYPGLPSHPDYEVAQRQMEGHGGVVSFEIDSDFEGTGRFIDRLRLPYIGPTLGGVESIIEQPAALFSLDAQERKAAGLSDSLVRYALGIEDAEDIIADLDQALADFKQ from the coding sequence ATGAAGCAGCATCACTCGACGCGTGCCGTGCATGCCGGCGAACAGCGGCCGAAGCCCTTCGGCGCGGTGACGACGCCGATCGTGCAGACCTCGACCTATTCCTTTACCGACACGGATGAAATTCTGGACTTCATGCACGCCAAATCGAACGGGAGCGCGAACGTGCGTAATGAATACGGGCGTTACAGCAATCCCACGCAAACGGTCGCTGAACGGAAACTCGCCGATCTCGATGGCGGTGAAAAGGCTTTGCTCTTCGCCAGTGGAATGTGCGCTATCACCACGACCATGGCGGCACTCTTGTCCGCCGGCGATCATCTCTTGATGGCCTTCGACTGCTATCACCGGACCCGCGATTTCGCCACCGGATTTCTCGCGCACTGGGGTGTCACCTCGACGATGGTGCCTGCCGCAGATCCGCAAGCACTGGAAAAGGCGATCTCGCCGGAAACGCGCCTGATTTTCGTCGAGACGCCCACCAACCCGTACCTGCGAATTCAGGACATCGAGCACGTGGCCGCGTTGGGGAAGCGATCCGGCATAACCACGATGGTGGACTGCACTTTCGCCACGCCGATGAATCTTCGTCCACTCGAATTCGGCATCGACCTCGTGGCGCACAGTGCGACGAAATATTTGGGCGGCCATAACGATCTGCTCGCCGGCGTCGTTATCGGTGGGCGCAAGCTTCTGCAGCCGGTGTTGGACGCACGCGGCGTGATGGGCGGCATCAGCAATCCGCTCGATGCTTATCTACTGGTGCGCGGTCTGAAGACGCTCGCCCTGCGGGTCCAGCGCCAGAATGAGAATGGAATCAAAGTGGCGCAGTACCTGGAGGCCCATCCCGCAGTGAAACGTGTCTACTATCCCGGTCTGCCGAGTCATCCGGATTACGAGGTCGCCCAACGGCAGATGGAAGGCCATGGGGGCGTCGTCAGTTTCGAGATCGACAGCGATTTCGAGGGCACCGGGCGGTTCATCGATCGCCTCCGCTTGCCGTACATTGGGCCGACTCTCGGCGGCGTGGAGAGCATCATCGAACAACCTGCGGCGCTGTTCTCCCTCGACGCGCAGGAACGTAAGGCTGCGGGTCTATCCGACAGTCTGGTGCGTTACGCCCTGGGCATCGAAGACGCCGAGGATATCATTGCGGATCTGGATCAAGCTTTGGCTGATTTCAAGCAATGA
- the purF gene encoding amidophosphoribosyltransferase translates to MSEVNLRRYTGSMFSDQPHEACGIFGIDSPREEAVQFTYYGLHAVQHRGQESAGIAVSDGLSIDVEKRMGLVDGLFSDNEINTLTAKLAIGHTRYSTTGGSSLQNAQPFLLETRHGPVALAHNGNLVNADALREKLLTNGMGLTSSSDSEVMVLMLAGAPGDTWLDRLAHAMQDWVGAYSLVILTVDGVFAARDPWGLRPLTVGLLPEGGHAVCSETSALDIIGCEAVREVRPGEVVALHDAALIVRQAIEPAKPLALCTFEHIYFSRPDSVWDGQVVYQVRRRIGRELALEGNVDADMVVPVPDSSIPAAMGYAEESGIPFEMALVKDSYVGRTFIRPEQDKRERSVYMKFNPIRSVLEGKRVVLVDDSIVRGTTARRLVNTLRDAGAEQVHMRLTCPPLTHPCFMGVDMPTREELVASSNSVSEINDILGTDSLRFLSLEGMMRAIGSESGYCNACFTGKYPFEVIEELVKERFG, encoded by the coding sequence GTGTCTGAGGTAAATCTGCGCCGGTATACAGGGTCAATGTTTTCGGACCAGCCGCACGAGGCGTGCGGCATATTCGGGATCGACTCCCCGCGTGAAGAAGCCGTCCAATTCACGTATTACGGCTTACATGCCGTGCAGCACCGTGGACAGGAGTCGGCAGGCATTGCCGTCAGTGATGGGCTTTCGATCGATGTCGAAAAGCGCATGGGGCTGGTCGATGGCCTATTTTCCGACAACGAGATCAATACGTTGACTGCGAAACTCGCCATCGGCCACACGCGCTACAGCACGACCGGCGGCTCGAGCCTGCAGAACGCCCAGCCGTTTCTGCTCGAAACACGTCACGGACCCGTCGCGTTGGCGCACAACGGGAACCTGGTGAACGCCGACGCGCTGCGCGAAAAGCTGCTGACGAACGGCATGGGATTGACCTCCAGCTCGGACAGCGAAGTGATGGTACTCATGTTGGCCGGCGCTCCCGGCGACACCTGGCTGGACCGCCTGGCGCATGCGATGCAGGATTGGGTGGGAGCGTATTCGCTCGTCATTCTCACCGTCGACGGCGTCTTTGCCGCTCGCGATCCGTGGGGGCTGCGCCCGCTGACGGTCGGATTGCTGCCGGAAGGCGGCCACGCGGTTTGTTCGGAAACCAGCGCATTGGACATCATCGGATGCGAGGCGGTGCGCGAAGTCCGTCCGGGAGAGGTGGTGGCGCTGCACGATGCGGCGTTGATCGTGCGTCAGGCGATAGAACCAGCCAAACCATTGGCCTTGTGCACATTCGAGCATATTTACTTCTCACGTCCGGACAGCGTTTGGGACGGCCAGGTCGTCTACCAGGTGCGCCGGCGCATCGGCCGCGAGTTGGCCCTGGAGGGCAACGTCGACGCGGACATGGTCGTACCGGTGCCTGATTCCTCCATCCCTGCTGCCATGGGTTACGCCGAAGAAAGCGGCATTCCGTTCGAGATGGCCCTGGTGAAGGATTCTTACGTCGGGCGAACTTTCATCCGACCGGAACAGGACAAGCGCGAGCGCAGCGTATATATGAAATTCAACCCCATCCGCAGCGTGCTGGAAGGGAAGCGAGTGGTGCTGGTGGATGATTCGATCGTGCGCGGCACAACCGCGCGCCGCCTGGTCAACACCCTGCGCGATGCGGGTGCCGAGCAGGTCCACATGCGTCTCACCTGCCCGCCGCTCACGCATCCCTGCTTCATGGGTGTGGATATGCCCACGCGCGAGGAGTTGGTGGCTTCGTCGAATTCGGTCTCCGAAATCAACGACATACTGGGTACGGACAGCCTTCGTTTTCTTTCGCTGGAAGGCATGATGCGGGCGATTGGAAGCGAAAGCGGTTACTGCAACGCCTGTTTTACCGGCAAGTACCCCTTCGAGGTTATTGAGGAACTGGTGAAGGAACGGTTCGGATAA
- the purB gene encoding adenylosuccinate lyase, giving the protein MDEYDRYQSFFSWRYGSDAMRLLWAERTKRRLWREIWVAVARVQAELGLVEQDQVDDLQAHEDDIDIPRALEIEKDIGHDVMAEVRAFAEKATVGGGVIHLGLTSMDVVDNADALRMRRSLDLILERFIPVLDRLAEQIESHADTPVMGFTHLQPAEPTTLGYRLASYAQDLLADWNHLRQLRASLRGKGFKGAVGTSASFIDLLGEENAARFEQRLSEILDLPFYEVTTQVYPRKQDYDILCALAGLGASLHKFAFDLRFLQSPPVGEMSEPFGKKQVGSTAMPFKKNPVASEKTDSLARLLAQYPRVAWDNAALSLLERTLDDSANRRTTLPEAFLIADELLLTVNEILGSWVIQEAGIERNFERYAPFAALEAVLMALSRAGADRQEMHERLREHAMAAWELVVRGEPNPLPERVQKDEELQRYLSEKTLSTLMRSKERLGFAPQRARSMAARIRTRHSSTGTEA; this is encoded by the coding sequence ATGGACGAGTACGATCGCTATCAATCCTTTTTTAGCTGGCGTTATGGTTCCGATGCCATGCGTCTACTCTGGGCCGAACGCACCAAGCGGCGCTTGTGGCGCGAAATCTGGGTGGCCGTCGCACGCGTGCAGGCTGAGTTGGGCTTGGTCGAACAGGATCAGGTCGATGACCTGCAGGCGCACGAGGATGACATCGATATCCCTCGCGCTTTGGAGATTGAAAAGGATATCGGGCACGACGTGATGGCCGAGGTGAGAGCGTTTGCCGAGAAAGCGACGGTCGGCGGCGGCGTGATCCATCTGGGATTGACCTCCATGGACGTCGTGGATAATGCCGATGCCCTCCGCATGCGGCGATCGCTCGATCTGATCCTCGAGCGTTTCATCCCGGTTCTCGACCGCCTGGCCGAGCAGATCGAATCGCATGCGGACACTCCCGTGATGGGCTTTACCCATCTGCAGCCGGCGGAGCCGACGACCCTGGGCTATCGCCTGGCGAGCTATGCGCAAGATTTGCTGGCTGACTGGAATCACCTTCGCCAACTGCGGGCATCGCTGCGCGGGAAAGGTTTCAAGGGGGCCGTGGGAACAAGCGCTTCCTTCATCGATTTGTTGGGGGAAGAAAACGCAGCGCGCTTCGAGCAGCGCCTTTCGGAAATTCTCGATTTACCATTTTACGAGGTGACCACCCAGGTTTACCCGCGCAAGCAGGACTACGACATACTCTGTGCATTGGCGGGATTGGGCGCCTCGCTGCATAAATTTGCCTTCGATTTACGCTTCTTACAATCGCCCCCGGTGGGTGAGATGTCGGAACCGTTCGGGAAAAAGCAAGTGGGTTCAACGGCGATGCCATTCAAGAAGAATCCCGTCGCCTCCGAGAAAACGGACTCGCTGGCCCGTTTGTTGGCGCAGTATCCGCGCGTGGCCTGGGATAACGCGGCCTTGTCGCTGCTCGAACGCACCCTGGACGACAGTGCCAACCGCAGGACGACATTGCCGGAAGCGTTTTTAATCGCTGATGAACTTCTCCTGACCGTGAACGAGATCCTCGGCAGTTGGGTGATCCAGGAAGCCGGCATCGAGCGCAATTTCGAGCGCTACGCGCCGTTCGCCGCGCTCGAGGCCGTACTGATGGCTTTGAGTCGGGCGGGCGCCGACCGGCAGGAGATGCACGAACGTTTACGCGAACACGCCATGGCGGCCTGGGAGCTGGTCGTGCGTGGAGAGCCCAATCCGTTACCGGAACGCGTGCAAAAAGATGAGGAACTGCAGCGCTATCTTTCCGAAAAGACACTTTCTACGTTGATGCGGTCAAAGGAGAGATTGGGATTCGCACCCCAGAGAGCTCGCAGTATGGCGGCGCGTATCCGTACCCGGCATTCATCCACAGGAACGGAAGCATGA